One genomic region from Deltaproteobacteria bacterium encodes:
- the pgsA gene encoding CDP-diacylglycerol--glycerol-3-phosphate 3-phosphatidyltransferase: MSRLPNLLTLFRIALIPLLVWLLTSPGKGAALLAALVFFIACWSDFFDGYLARRQGLITTLGKFLDPLADKLIVMAALVMVASLEREPSLPGWIVVVVVGRELAVTGLRAIAADHGIVLGAEELGKYKMIFQMFAIQGLLLHYRFLGIDFHAAGMYFLWISLVISLWSAIHYHVEVTRAVMSATGRTN, from the coding sequence GTGAGCCGCCTTCCCAATCTGCTGACGCTGTTTCGCATCGCCCTCATTCCGCTGCTGGTTTGGCTGCTCACCAGCCCGGGCAAGGGCGCGGCCCTGCTGGCCGCCTTGGTCTTCTTCATTGCCTGCTGGAGCGACTTCTTCGACGGCTACCTGGCGCGGCGCCAGGGTCTGATCACCACCCTGGGCAAGTTCCTCGATCCGTTGGCTGACAAGCTGATCGTCATGGCCGCGCTGGTGATGGTTGCCAGCCTCGAGCGCGAGCCCAGCCTGCCGGGGTGGATCGTGGTGGTGGTGGTCGGGCGCGAGCTGGCGGTAACCGGGCTGCGCGCCATTGCCGCCGACCACGGCATCGTGTTGGGAGCGGAGGAACTGGGCAAGTATAAGATGATCTTCCAGATGTTCGCGATCCAGGGCCTGCTGCTGCATTACCGCTTTCTCGGCATCGATTTCCACGCGGCCGGTATGTACTTCTTGTGGATATCGCTGGTGATCAGCCTGTGGTCGGCCATCCACTATCACGTCGAGGTGACGCGGGCGGTCATGAGCGCCACCGGCCGCACAAACTGA
- a CDS encoding acyl-CoA dehydrogenase family protein, whose protein sequence is MNLVDLAGVEHLVNTSDTVVREAIAVASRRTAGGKDIDAEQVHCERLAYAATEVAAARALLDYSKTAAGREPGLEAMAALFAAEVAQRLAAQIDAHAGEFGLGEQGLDATLGAAAIKRLIRAAAADAAVCAIGRRVIEQRGANHCWLGDELAAMTRDSVRQFAESEVAPIAERIHRHDELIPEAIIAKMSELGFFGMSVPEEYGGGGMGNLAMIITTEELSRGSLAAAGSLITRPEILTKALLKGGTAAQKHKWLPPIAAGKIMVGISVTEPDIGSDVAGVKCRADAGAVAGQPGYLLNGAKAWCTFAGRANVLALLARTDPDLKKGARGLSLFIVEKEAFDGHSFALRQPNGGTLVGKADPTPGYRGMHSFTLNFDNYFVPAANLVGEEAGLNKGFYLQMGGFAAGRLQTGGRATGLAQAGLERSAEYANDRKQFGEPIGNFQLTQHKLGRMAAHIMAARQLTYAAARAMDKDESLALEPAMAKLFASDVAVWTTQEGQLIHGGWGYAEEFAISRYVVDAQVLPIFEGVKPILELKVIARTLLGG, encoded by the coding sequence ATGAATCTGGTCGATCTGGCCGGCGTAGAACATTTGGTGAACACGAGCGACACGGTCGTGCGCGAGGCCATCGCAGTCGCCAGCCGGCGCACCGCCGGCGGTAAAGACATCGACGCTGAGCAGGTACACTGCGAGCGCCTCGCCTACGCCGCCACCGAGGTGGCGGCGGCTCGCGCCCTGCTCGACTATTCCAAGACCGCGGCCGGGCGCGAGCCCGGCCTGGAGGCGATGGCGGCATTGTTTGCCGCTGAGGTGGCGCAGCGGTTGGCGGCCCAGATCGATGCCCACGCCGGCGAGTTCGGCCTCGGCGAGCAAGGCCTCGACGCGACCCTGGGCGCGGCGGCGATCAAAAGACTTATTCGCGCCGCCGCGGCCGACGCCGCCGTCTGCGCCATCGGCCGCCGCGTGATCGAGCAGCGCGGCGCTAATCACTGCTGGCTCGGCGACGAGCTGGCGGCGATGACTCGGGACTCGGTACGCCAGTTCGCGGAAAGCGAAGTGGCGCCGATCGCCGAGCGCATCCATCGCCACGACGAGCTGATACCCGAGGCCATCATCGCCAAGATGAGCGAGCTGGGATTCTTCGGCATGTCCGTGCCCGAAGAGTACGGCGGCGGCGGCATGGGCAACCTCGCCATGATCATTACTACCGAGGAACTGTCGCGCGGCTCGCTGGCCGCCGCCGGCAGTCTGATCACGCGCCCGGAGATTCTCACCAAAGCTCTATTGAAAGGCGGCACCGCGGCGCAGAAGCACAAGTGGCTGCCGCCGATCGCCGCCGGCAAGATCATGGTCGGCATCTCGGTGACCGAGCCCGACATCGGCTCCGATGTCGCGGGGGTGAAATGCCGCGCCGATGCCGGTGCGGTGGCCGGCCAGCCGGGCTATCTGCTCAACGGCGCCAAGGCCTGGTGCACCTTTGCCGGCCGCGCCAACGTGCTGGCGTTACTGGCGCGCACCGATCCGGACCTGAAGAAGGGTGCGCGGGGATTGTCGCTGTTCATCGTCGAGAAGGAGGCCTTCGACGGCCACAGCTTCGCGCTGCGACAACCCAACGGCGGCACGCTCGTGGGCAAAGCCGATCCCACTCCGGGTTACCGCGGCATGCATTCGTTCACGCTCAACTTCGACAATTACTTCGTGCCCGCCGCCAATCTCGTGGGCGAGGAGGCCGGCTTGAACAAGGGCTTCTATCTCCAGATGGGCGGCTTTGCTGCCGGCCGCTTGCAGACCGGCGGCCGAGCTACCGGGCTGGCGCAAGCCGGCCTGGAGCGCAGCGCCGAGTACGCCAACGACCGCAAGCAATTCGGCGAGCCGATCGGCAACTTCCAGCTCACGCAGCACAAGCTCGGCCGCATGGCGGCGCACATCATGGCCGCACGCCAACTCACGTACGCGGCCGCGCGGGCGATGGATAAGGACGAGTCGCTAGCGCTGGAGCCGGCGATGGCCAAACTCTTCGCCTCCGACGTGGCGGTGTGGACCACTCAGGAAGGCCAGCTGATCCACGGCGGCTGGGGTTATGCCGAAGAGTTTGCTATTTCGCGCTACGTCGTCGACGCGCAAGTGCTGCCGATCTTCGAAGGCGTGAAGCCGATCTTGGAGTTAAAGGTGATCGCGCGCACGCTCCTGGGCGGATGA
- a CDS encoding lytic transglycosylase domain-containing protein: protein MRRGILIALLVCACAGVARGEIYMYRDRAGVLHFSNAPSEPAYRPYVPDFGGWVRRMGPIVDRARYQRYDQVILDVAQRHGVDSALVKAVIRAESDFVPHAVSPKGAQGLMQLMPGTARRHNVWRVWEPKQNVEGGVRHLRWLLDRYAGNVRLAVAAYNAGEKAVDSYGGVPPYPETVQYLERVMRFRDHYLHKP, encoded by the coding sequence ATGCGGAGAGGAATCCTCATCGCCCTGCTTGTCTGCGCTTGCGCCGGTGTGGCCCGTGGTGAGATCTACATGTACCGCGACCGCGCCGGCGTGCTGCATTTCAGCAACGCCCCCTCGGAGCCCGCCTACCGGCCTTACGTGCCGGATTTCGGCGGCTGGGTGCGGCGGATGGGACCGATCGTGGACCGCGCCCGTTATCAGCGTTACGACCAGGTCATCCTCGACGTGGCCCAGCGCCATGGCGTCGATTCCGCGCTGGTCAAGGCGGTGATCCGGGCCGAGTCGGATTTCGTGCCGCACGCCGTGTCGCCCAAGGGCGCTCAGGGGCTGATGCAGTTGATGCCGGGGACGGCGCGGCGCCACAACGTGTGGCGGGTGTGGGAACCGAAACAAAACGTCGAGGGCGGAGTCCGCCACTTGCGTTGGCTGCTCGATCGCTATGCCGGCAACGTGCGCCTAGCGGTGGCGGCTTACAATGCCGGCGAGAAGGCGGTGGACTCGTACGGCGGCGTGCCCCCGTACCCCGAAACGGTTCAGTATCTCGAGCGCGTCATGCGCTTTCGCGACCACTACCTGCACAAGCCCTAG
- a CDS encoding protein meaA — translation MAEREQPWLMRTYAGHTDPRAANQLFRGNLAKGQTGLSVAFDLPTQTGYDADDPMALGEVGKVGVPIGHLQDLEALFAGIPLAQMNTSMTINATAAWLLALYVAAAERQGANPRALRGTTQNDILKEYLSRGTYIFPPEPSLRLTADTIEYTVANIPKWNPVNICSYHLQEAGATPVQELAFTLANAFAVLDRVQQRPGVSLPEVVGQLSFFVNAGIRFIEESCKLKAFVRLWDRYLAERYRISDAKKRRFRYGVQVNSLGLTAQQPENNVQRILLEMLAVTLSKEARARSVQLPAWNEALGLPRPWDQQWSLRMQQVLAYETDVLEYDDIFAGSTVIEAKVKELMDGAEAELARIQSLGDTAQAIAVMKRALVASHAERQRKIESGELAVVGVNQYVDHEPSPLVAAEAESILVVDPDAERRQIEQLRGFRAARNAAEASAALRALEEAARSGSNIMPASIRAAHAGVTTGEWAGTLRKVFGEYRAPTGLQGLAFSGDGDALEGVRRRVKQAAAQIGHPLRLLVAKPGLDGHSNGAEQVAVRAKEAGFEVIYDGIRLTPEQIVESALQEDVDALGISIHSGSHLTLVPRVLELLRANGLAEVPVFVGGVIPARDQPVLLRAGVARVYTPGQATLTAIIGDIADLVAARSGRAVARA, via the coding sequence ATGGCCGAGCGCGAGCAACCCTGGCTGATGCGCACCTACGCGGGTCACACCGATCCGCGAGCAGCAAACCAATTGTTTCGCGGCAATCTCGCTAAGGGTCAGACCGGCTTGAGCGTGGCCTTCGATCTACCGACGCAAACCGGCTACGACGCCGATGATCCGATGGCGCTGGGCGAGGTCGGTAAGGTCGGTGTCCCGATCGGTCACCTCCAGGACCTGGAGGCCTTGTTCGCCGGTATTCCGCTGGCGCAGATGAACACCTCGATGACCATCAATGCCACCGCGGCGTGGCTGCTGGCACTATACGTCGCCGCCGCCGAGCGCCAAGGCGCCAACCCGCGAGCGCTGCGCGGCACGACGCAGAACGACATTCTCAAGGAGTATCTCTCGCGCGGCACCTACATCTTCCCGCCCGAGCCTTCGCTGCGGCTGACCGCGGATACCATCGAGTACACGGTGGCCAACATCCCGAAGTGGAACCCGGTGAACATTTGCAGCTACCATCTGCAGGAAGCCGGGGCCACGCCGGTGCAGGAGTTGGCTTTCACGCTGGCCAACGCCTTCGCGGTCTTGGATCGCGTGCAACAGCGGCCGGGCGTGTCACTGCCGGAGGTGGTCGGCCAACTCTCGTTTTTCGTCAACGCCGGCATTCGCTTCATCGAAGAGAGCTGCAAGCTGAAGGCGTTCGTCCGGTTGTGGGATCGCTATCTGGCCGAGCGTTACCGCATTAGTGATGCCAAGAAGCGCCGCTTCCGCTACGGCGTGCAGGTCAACTCGCTTGGGCTGACCGCGCAGCAGCCCGAGAACAACGTCCAGCGCATCTTGCTCGAGATGCTGGCGGTCACCTTGTCGAAAGAGGCGCGGGCGCGTTCGGTGCAATTGCCGGCCTGGAACGAAGCCCTCGGCCTCCCGCGACCGTGGGACCAGCAGTGGTCACTGCGCATGCAGCAGGTGCTGGCGTACGAGACCGACGTGCTCGAATACGACGATATCTTTGCCGGCTCGACCGTGATCGAGGCCAAGGTCAAGGAGCTGATGGACGGCGCTGAGGCCGAGCTGGCGCGCATTCAAAGCCTCGGCGACACGGCGCAGGCGATTGCGGTGATGAAGCGGGCGCTGGTAGCGAGCCACGCCGAACGCCAGCGCAAGATCGAAAGCGGTGAGTTGGCGGTCGTTGGCGTCAACCAGTACGTCGACCACGAGCCGTCGCCACTGGTCGCGGCCGAGGCGGAGAGCATCCTGGTGGTCGATCCCGACGCCGAGCGCCGGCAGATCGAGCAACTGCGGGGGTTTCGTGCGGCCCGCAACGCCGCCGAGGCCAGCGCCGCTTTGCGTGCGCTGGAAGAGGCGGCGCGCTCGGGCAGCAACATCATGCCGGCGTCGATTCGCGCCGCCCATGCCGGCGTCACTACAGGTGAGTGGGCGGGCACGCTGCGAAAGGTGTTCGGCGAGTATCGTGCCCCCACCGGGCTGCAAGGCCTGGCGTTCTCCGGCGACGGCGACGCGCTGGAGGGCGTGCGCCGCCGTGTCAAGCAAGCAGCCGCGCAAATCGGGCATCCGCTGCGATTACTGGTGGCCAAGCCCGGCCTGGACGGGCACTCCAACGGCGCCGAGCAGGTGGCGGTGCGCGCCAAAGAAGCCGGCTTCGAGGTGATCTACGACGGCATTCGGCTCACCCCGGAACAGATCGTCGAGTCGGCGCTGCAAGAGGACGTCGATGCACTAGGCATCTCCATTCACTCCGGTTCGCACCTGACGCTAGTGCCGCGCGTGCTCGAGCTGCTGCGCGCCAACGGCCTGGCCGAGGTGCCGGTCTTCGTCGGTGGCGTCATCCCGGCGCGCGACCAGCCGGTGCTGCTGCGGGCGGGGGTGGCGCGCGTGTATACCCCCGGTCAGGCGACGCTCACGGCCATCATCGGCGACATCGCCGATCTGGTGGCGGCGCGCAGCGGTCGGGCTGTTGCCCGCGCTTGA
- the nadB gene encoding L-aspartate oxidase → METDFLVVGGGLAGLTFALQAAPHGSVVVLAKRPLPESNTAYAQGGVASVWSPEDSFASHTEDTLVAGAGLCHRDTVEMVVREGPERIRDLIALGINFSLRPGTEDEYDLGREGGHSRRRILHASDATGAEIMRALVAAVRDTPAITVLEDYVAIDLLIDAKFDPSIGAPSCWGVYALNRTDNTVETIRARATVLASGGAGKVYLYTSNPDIATGDGIAMAYRAGVPIGNMEFMQFHPTCLFHPAAKSFLISEALRGEGAVLRRPDGSEFMSCYHPQAELAPRDVVARAIDSEMKIHGFEHVYLDITHKGAAFVRSRFPTIHARCLEYGLDITRDPIPVVPAAHYCCGGVMTDIDGATTVRRLYAAGEVAMTGLHGANRLASNSLLEAVVFGHRAAHHAAALLARDRAQPPRCPPWNPGQASDSDEEVVVTQNWDEVRRLMWNYVGIARSNRRLARALKRILLLQEEIRQYYWDFKVTADLIELRNLTLVAELIVVAAIMRKESRGLHFTIDYCDRDDSNWLRDTVVTRAEQFAPDAEFLGSLYRRRRPGGSEA, encoded by the coding sequence ATGGAAACAGACTTCCTCGTAGTTGGCGGTGGCCTGGCCGGGCTCACCTTCGCGCTGCAGGCAGCACCGCATGGCTCGGTGGTGGTGCTGGCCAAACGGCCACTGCCGGAAAGTAACACCGCGTATGCCCAGGGCGGAGTCGCTTCGGTATGGAGCCCGGAGGACTCCTTTGCCTCGCACACCGAGGACACGCTGGTGGCCGGGGCCGGGCTGTGTCACCGCGACACGGTGGAAATGGTGGTCCGCGAGGGACCCGAGCGCATTCGCGACCTGATCGCCTTGGGCATCAACTTCTCGCTGCGTCCGGGAACCGAGGACGAGTACGACCTCGGTCGTGAAGGCGGCCATTCCCGCCGCCGCATTCTGCACGCCTCGGACGCCACCGGGGCGGAGATCATGCGCGCGCTGGTGGCGGCGGTACGCGACACGCCGGCCATCACTGTCCTCGAAGATTACGTCGCCATCGATCTGCTGATTGACGCCAAGTTCGATCCCTCCATCGGAGCGCCATCGTGCTGGGGGGTCTACGCCCTGAATCGGACCGACAACACGGTTGAGACCATCCGCGCGCGCGCCACCGTGCTGGCTAGCGGTGGCGCCGGCAAGGTGTACCTGTACACCAGCAATCCCGACATCGCCACGGGCGACGGCATCGCCATGGCCTACCGCGCCGGGGTGCCGATCGGCAACATGGAGTTCATGCAGTTTCATCCCACCTGCTTGTTTCATCCGGCGGCCAAGTCGTTCCTGATCAGCGAGGCCCTGCGCGGGGAGGGGGCGGTGCTGCGCCGCCCGGACGGCAGCGAATTCATGAGCTGCTACCACCCGCAAGCCGAACTGGCGCCGCGTGACGTGGTCGCTCGTGCGATCGACAGCGAGATGAAGATCCACGGCTTCGAGCACGTCTACCTCGACATCACGCACAAAGGGGCGGCCTTCGTGCGCTCGCGCTTCCCAACCATCCACGCGCGCTGCCTGGAGTACGGCCTCGACATCACCCGCGACCCCATTCCCGTGGTGCCGGCAGCGCACTACTGCTGCGGCGGTGTCATGACCGACATCGACGGCGCTACCACCGTGCGCCGCCTTTACGCCGCCGGCGAGGTGGCCATGACCGGCCTACACGGCGCCAATCGCCTGGCCTCGAATTCCTTGCTCGAAGCGGTGGTCTTCGGCCACCGCGCGGCGCACCACGCCGCCGCCTTACTGGCGCGGGATCGCGCCCAGCCGCCGCGCTGCCCGCCGTGGAATCCGGGCCAGGCCAGTGACAGCGATGAAGAAGTCGTGGTGACGCAGAACTGGGACGAGGTCCGCCGTTTGATGTGGAACTACGTCGGCATTGCCCGCTCCAATCGGCGTCTGGCGCGCGCCCTCAAGCGCATCCTGCTGTTACAGGAAGAGATCCGGCAGTACTACTGGGACTTCAAAGTCACCGCCGACCTCATCGAACTGCGCAACCTGACGCTGGTGGCGGAACTGATCGTGGTTGCCGCGATCATGCGCAAGGAGAGCCGCGGCCTGCACTTCACCATCGACTATTGCGATCGTGACGATAGTAACTGGCTGCGTGATACGGTGGTCACCCGCGCCGAGCAGTTCGCTCCCGATGCCGAGTTTCTCGGCTCGTTGTACCGCCGGCGCCGCCCCGGCGGCAGCGAGGCCTGA